A genome region from Microbacterium sp. CGR2 includes the following:
- the folE gene encoding GTP cyclohydrolase I, with protein MTVDRQRIERLTRELLEAIGEDPDRPGLKQTPSRMAELYAEFFAGVGEDPAAPLARTISVTRGPAPDTLPSGAVLLRDIRFRSVCEHHLLPFAGLAHLAYLPGEQVVGLGALVRVVEILAARPQVQERLGEQIADTIAEHLDTRGVLVVLDASHGCVTMRGGRQTEATTLTIAARGEYTDAVARTELISLIGSAGSGTHR; from the coding sequence GTGACCGTCGACCGTCAGCGAATCGAGCGGCTCACCAGAGAGCTGCTCGAGGCGATCGGAGAAGACCCGGATCGTCCAGGCCTGAAGCAGACGCCGTCGCGAATGGCAGAGTTGTACGCCGAGTTCTTCGCGGGTGTCGGTGAAGACCCGGCCGCGCCCCTGGCGCGCACGATCAGCGTCACGCGAGGGCCCGCCCCCGACACCCTCCCGTCGGGAGCCGTGCTTCTGCGCGACATCCGTTTCCGCTCCGTCTGCGAGCATCATCTTCTGCCGTTCGCCGGCCTCGCACACCTCGCCTATCTGCCGGGGGAGCAGGTCGTCGGACTCGGCGCGCTCGTGCGTGTGGTCGAGATCCTCGCGGCGCGGCCACAGGTGCAGGAGCGGCTCGGCGAACAGATCGCCGACACGATCGCGGAGCACCTCGACACCCGCGGCGTGCTCGTCGTCCTCGACGCCAGCCACGGCTGCGTGACCATGCGCGGCGGTCGGCAGACCGAGGCCACCACGCTGACGATCGCGGCACGCGGCGAATACACGGATGCCGTAGCCAGGACCGAGCTCATCTCCCTGATCGGCTCAGCCGGCTCAGGAACCCATCGATGA
- the folB gene encoding dihydroneopterin aldolase: MDFLDEIVLTGLTVFGRHGVYARERETGQEFVIDLRLHLSLEQAGASDDVNDTVHYGELAEKVAAVVGGEPVNLIETLAERIATVALEDRRVQGVVVTVHKPFAPIPLTFADVAVTVHRTRTPEGLEDITT, encoded by the coding sequence ATGGATTTCCTTGACGAGATCGTCCTCACCGGACTGACCGTGTTCGGCCGCCACGGGGTTTACGCCCGCGAGCGGGAGACAGGTCAGGAGTTCGTCATCGACCTCCGCCTGCATCTCTCCCTCGAGCAGGCCGGAGCATCCGACGACGTGAACGACACCGTGCACTACGGGGAGCTTGCCGAGAAGGTGGCGGCGGTCGTCGGCGGTGAGCCGGTGAACCTGATCGAGACGCTCGCCGAGCGGATCGCCACCGTTGCGCTCGAAGACCGCCGTGTGCAGGGTGTCGTCGTGACCGTGCACAAGCCGTTCGCTCCCATCCCGCTCACCTTTGCCGATGTGGCCGTCACGGTGCACCGCACTCGGACACCCGAAGGGCTCGAGGACATCACGACATGA
- the folP gene encoding dihydropteroate synthase, which produces MTAIWGIVNVTPDSFSDGDRYLDVDRAVAHGLRLRADGATVLDVGGESTRPGAERVGSKIEQQRVIPVIEQLVAANVPVSVDTLDAATAAAAVRAGARIVNDVSGGLADPEMRSAVAESGADFAIGHWRGFSADMYARAEYHRVAREVAGELQERIGEAAASGIAPSRLIVDPGIGFAKTGAQNWELLRGLDEIVALGPRVLIGASRKRFLAETLRTTGAGGEISESRRDLATAVTSALAARAGVWAVRVHDVAATRDALAITHAWEG; this is translated from the coding sequence ATGACGGCCATCTGGGGCATCGTCAACGTCACTCCCGATTCCTTCAGCGACGGGGACCGCTATCTCGACGTCGACCGAGCCGTCGCCCACGGGCTCCGCCTGCGTGCGGACGGCGCAACCGTGCTCGATGTGGGGGGCGAGTCGACACGACCGGGTGCGGAGCGCGTCGGCAGCAAGATCGAGCAGCAGCGGGTGATTCCGGTGATCGAGCAGCTCGTCGCCGCGAACGTTCCGGTCAGCGTCGACACGCTCGACGCTGCCACCGCCGCTGCAGCCGTTCGGGCGGGAGCCAGAATCGTCAACGACGTCTCCGGTGGGCTCGCGGACCCCGAGATGCGGTCGGCGGTCGCCGAATCGGGCGCGGACTTCGCCATCGGGCACTGGCGCGGCTTCTCTGCGGACATGTACGCGCGCGCCGAGTACCATCGGGTCGCGCGCGAGGTCGCCGGCGAGCTGCAGGAGCGCATCGGTGAAGCCGCAGCATCCGGCATCGCGCCGTCGCGACTCATCGTCGATCCCGGCATCGGATTCGCCAAGACAGGGGCGCAGAACTGGGAGCTGCTGCGCGGCCTCGACGAGATCGTCGCACTCGGCCCTCGCGTGCTCATCGGCGCGTCCCGCAAGCGGTTCCTCGCCGAGACGCTGCGGACCACCGGCGCCGGCGGCGAGATCTCCGAGTCGCGGCGCGACCTCGCCACGGCGGTCACGAGCGCCCTCGCTGCCCGCGCAGGGGTCTGGGCGGTTCGTGTTCACGACGTCGCCGCCACCCGCGATGCTCTGGCCATCACCCACGCTTGGGAAGGCTGA